One Methylocystis iwaonis genomic window, CTTCGAAATCGTGGCGAATGAAAGCTCGCGCGCCTTGACCGACCTTTCGGTCGCGCGGCGGCTCCCCTTCGGGAATGGAATTCTCACAGTGGAAAATGACGAACAGGCGATTGTGCGCGCCGATCCGAAACAGGGCGACAAGGGCGCCGACGCGGCGCTCGCGGCATTGTCCCTCATCCGCCTGAAGCGGAGCCTCGCATGAGCCTCGATCAACGCTCCGCCGCGCGTCTCGCTATCGTGCAGGCGCTTTATCAGATGGAGGTCGCGGGTAAGGGCCTCAACGAGATTTACGCGGAATTCGAAGCCCATTGGATCGGCCGCGAGATCGAGGGCGTGCAATATAAGCCCGCCGAGCTGACGTTCTTTCGCGACGTGCTGCAGGGCGTGCTGACGGATCAGGTGGCGATCGACCGGCAGATCGACCGCGTGCTTTCCGGCGGCTGGCCGCTGGCGCGCATCGAGGCCGTGATGCGCGCCGCCTTGCGCGCCGGCGCCTATGAGCTGCGGTCCCGGAAGGATGTGCCGGCCCGCGCCGTGATCAAGGAATATGTCGACGTCGCCGGCGCCTTTTTCGGGCCGACGGAATCGGGCATGGTCAACGCCGTGCTCGATAAGGTCGCGCGGGAAGAGCGGGCTGGGGAGATGGGGTAGCCCCCCCTTCTGCCGTCTAAGGCCGCTAGGCGCGGGCCATCTCCCCACGAAGGAGAGGGCGCGCCGGCGGTCATTTTCGGAAAAACGCCTCGGCCGCGGACGTCGCTGCGCGTTTGGCCTGCGCGGCCGCCTCGAGGCGGGCGATCTCTTCTTGCAGCATCAGAATTCGCGACTCGATTTCCGCAATCGACAAAAGTTCGAGGGGCTGGCCGACGTCATAGGCGGGGCGGGGGCGGGGCGCGTCGTCTTCCGTCATGAGCTTTCCTCTCGAGGGTCAATCGACAAAATAGCTCTGATGCGCGCGCATGGAAATGTGACGCGCGCCGGGGCGCCTATTATAGCCCAAGCGGATGTATTTCCTGGAGTAATGCGCATGCGCCGCGTTTCGTTGGCTCGTTCCCCCGCGCTCGCGCGCTTTCCGCTCGCATTGGGTCATGCGAGCGATAAGCAATCGCGGTAAGTAAAAATCGGAGACCGGCGCCCCAGCGGGGCTGGTTGGGGCGCGGGCCGAAAAATCAGCCCTCGTCGCGACAATTGTTTAGGCCTATCTGCTATTGTGCGCCCGCGAAGCCGAACGGGGTTCGTCCGGCCGCGGCCAAGACCAGCATTCGACCGTCATTGGCGGAAAGACGAGAGCGATGACGAAGTGGGTTTACAGTTTCGGCGGCGGCGCGTCCGAGGGCTCGGCGGCCATGCGAGACCTTCTGGGCGGCAAGGGCGCCAATCTCGCCGAAATGGCGGCCCTTGGGCTGCCTGTTCCGCCGGGCTTCACCATCACCACTGAGGTCTGCGCCCATTTTTACGCCAAAGGCCGCAGCTTTCCGGCCGATCTCGAGGCGCAGGTCGAGGCCGCGCTCGCGGAGATCGGGCGCGTCGCCGGCCACGCTTTCGACGACCCCAATTGGCCGCTGCTCGTCTCCGTGCGCTCGGGCGCCCGCGCCTCCATGCCGGGCATGATGGATACGGTGCTCAATCTCGGCCTCAACGACGAGACCGTCGAGGCGCTCGCCAATTACTCGGGCGACGCGCGCTTCGCCTGGGACTGCTACCGGCGCTTCGTCGAGATGTATTCCTCGGTCGTGCTCGGCGTCGAGCATCATATTTTCGAGGATGCGCTGGAGGAGCTGAAAGAATCCAAGGGGCTGACGCTCGACACGCAGTTGACGGCCGATGATTGGCGCGCGGCGGTGAAGCAGTTCAAGGCCATCATCGAAGCCAATGCCGGCGTCGCCTTCCCGCAGGACCCGCGCGCGCAGCTCTGGGGCGCGATCAAGGCGGTCTTTTCCTCCTGGATGAACCACCGCGCCATCGTCTATCGCCATTTGCATAATATCCCGGAAAACTGGGGCACGGCCGTCAATGTGCAGGCCATGGTGTTTGGCAATCTCGACGCCAATTCCGCGACCGGCGTCGCCTTCACGCGCAATCCGTCGACCGGCGTGAAGGAGCTCTACGGCGAATATCTGCTGAACGCTCAAGGCGAAGACGTCGTCGCCGGCCTGCGCACGCCGCAGCCGCTGACCGAAGTCGCGAGCCGCGCCTCGCCGGGCGAGAAGATTTCGCTCGAGGCGACCATGCCCAAGGTCTTCGCGGAATTCGTTGAGGTCGCCGTTCGTCTCGAACGCCATTATCGCGACATGCAGGACATGGAGTTCACCATCGAGCGCGGCAAATTGTGGATGCTGCAAACGCGCGCCGGCAAGCGCACGGCGCGCGCCGCCTTGAAGCTCGCGGTCGATATGGCGAAAGAGGGCCTCATCACGCGGGAAGAAGCGCTGCTGCGCGTCGAGCCGACCTCGCTCGATCAACTATTGCATCCGACGATCGACCCTGCCGCCCGGCGCGACATTCTGGCGACCGGCCTGCCGGCCTCACCGGGCGCGGCCTTCGGCGAGATCGTCTTCAATCCGGAAGAAGCGGCGGCCTTCGCGGCCTCGGGGCGCAAGGTCATTCTGGTGCGCACCGAGACGAGCCCGGAAGACATTCATGGGATGCACGCCGCCGAGGGCATTCTGACGGCGCGCGGCGGCATGACCTCACATGCGGCGGTCGTGGCGCGCGGCATGGGCAAGCCCTGCGTGACGGGCGTCGGCGCCTTGCGCATCGATTACGAGGAGCAATGCTTCACCATCGCCGGCAAGCGTTTCGTGAAGGGCGACAAGCTGACGATCGACGGCTCCGCCGGCCATGTCATCGCCGGCGAAGTGAAGATGCAGCGGCCCGAACTTACCGGCGAATTCGCCGTGCTGATGGGCTGGGCCGATCAGGTGCGCCGCCTCAAGGTGCGGGCCAACGCCGAGACGCCGTCGGACGCGCGCGCGGCGCGCCGCTTCGGCGCCGAGGGCATCGGCCTCGCGCGCACCGAGCATATGTTCTTCGAGGGCGAGCGTATCGTCGCCGTGCGCGAGATGATCCTGGCCGATGACGCGGAGGGGCGGCGCGCGGCGCTCGCCAAGCTGCTGCCGATCCAGCGCGAGGACTTCAAGCATCTCTTCGAGATCATGGCCGGGCTGCCGGTGACGATCCGCCTGCTCGATCCGCCCTTGCACGAGTTCTTGCCGCACACCGACGGCGAGCTTGCGCAGGTGGCGCGCGCCATGGGCGCAGACCCCGTGAAGCTGCGCCGCCGCGCGCTGCAGCTTTCCGAATTCAATCCGATGCTGGGTTTTCGCGGCGTGCGTCTCGCGGTGGTGTTCCCCGAGATCGTCGATATGCAGGCGCGCGCCATCTTCGAGGCGGCGATCGAGGCGAGCCTCTCGACTGGCGCGCCCGCGCAGATCGAGATCATGGCGCCGCTCGTGTTTTCGCGGGCCGAGCTCGATCTCGTCAACGCCCGCGTCGACGCCATGGCGAAGCTCGTCGAGGACGAGACGGGCCTTCGCCCGCGCTACCACATCGGCACAATGATCGAGCTGCCGCGCGCCGCGCTGCGGGCCGGGGAGATCGCGCCATCGGCCGATTTCTTCTCCTTCGGCACCAACGACCTCACACAGACGACGCTTGGCATTTCCCGCGACGATTCGGGCTCGTTCCTCGGCGCCTATATCGAGAAGGGCGTGCTGCCGCACGATCCCTTCGTGTCGATCGACCAGGAGGGCGTCGGCGAGCTTGTCGCGCTCGGCTGCCAGCGGGCGCGCGCCGCGCGCCCCGACATTGCGCTCGGCGTCTGCGGCGAGCATGGCGGCGATCCGGCGTCGGTCGCCTTCTTCGGGAAGATCGGCATCGATTACGTGTCGTGCTCGCCCTTCCGCGTGCCGATCGCGCGGCTCGCCGCGGCGCAGGCGGCCTTGGGAAAGACGGCGGAAGGCACGGCGTAGCGCCGGTCCGGCCGTTCGTCAGACCTGCTCGGGGGCGGCGGCGGGTTGGAGAGGGGCTCCCGCCATATCGTCTTCGACGTGGTTTTCCTCGAACCGGCGCACGATCAGCCGCACGAGATAAAGTCCGAATTCCGGGTTCTGAAAATAGAGCTGCTCGAACTGCTCATAGGTGATCGCCAGCAGGCGGACGTCCGTGACGCAACGCGCGCTCGCCGTGCGCTTGCCGGTCTTGGTGAAAAGCGCCATCTCGCCGAAGAGCGCGCCGGGTCCGATCGTCACGCCGCGCTCGATGATCTCGACCTGGCCTTCGACCACGACATAGGCTTCGCCGCCGACGTCGCCCTTCTTGAAGATGAAGTCCGTCGCGGGCAGGCTCTCCGGGTGCATGAAGGGCTTCAGCCATTCGATGTTGAGATCGTTGGCGTTGGCTTCGCGCACGCTGTCGATCAGGCGGCGCATCTCCCGCAGGCGTGAGAAGTTGAGCGGCAGATTGATCGCATGCTTGGCGATGGTCGGGAAGGTTCCGGTCAGCAGCCCGTAGGTCAAGCCGAGGCAATTGCAGACCATGGCGGTGATCCGCAACGGAATCATGCGCTTCATATAGGCGCTGCCGACAACGGTCGCGGCTTCCGCCCAGGCCAGGGCGGCTAAGGCGACGCCTCCGGCGGCCTTGCCGGCGTCGGAGGTCGCCCAGGTCGTGACGGCGTCGATCAGGTCGGACATTCTCGCTCCTTGCGGTTGCGTCCGCGCTTACCTGTTGCGTGGGCCGCAGACAAGCGTTCATACGCCTTCGGCTGCTGGACTTTCCCGCGCGCTTACGCACATCTCTCGTCATGCGACAGGCGACGAGACTCCTCAAAATTGAGACAGGCGGGCGCGGCTTTCACGAGTTCACGCCGGCGCTTGCGGATTTCTTGCGCAGCGCACGCATGGGCGAGGGGCTGCTGACGGTCTTTTGCCGGCACACCTCGGCGTCGCTTCTCATTCAGGAAAACGCCGATCCGAGCGTTTTGCGAGATCTGGAGAATGTCTTCGCGCGGCTCGCGCCCGAGGGCGCGGATTACGCGCATGACACTGAGGGCCCCGACGACATGCCCGCGCATATTCGCGCGGCGCTGACGCAGACGCAGTTGTCGATCCCGATTATCGGCGGCGCGCTGGCCCTCGGCACGTGGCAGGGCGCCTTCCTCTTCGAGCACCGGCGGCGGCCGCACCGGCGCGAGATCGC contains:
- the ppdK gene encoding pyruvate, phosphate dikinase — its product is MTKWVYSFGGGASEGSAAMRDLLGGKGANLAEMAALGLPVPPGFTITTEVCAHFYAKGRSFPADLEAQVEAALAEIGRVAGHAFDDPNWPLLVSVRSGARASMPGMMDTVLNLGLNDETVEALANYSGDARFAWDCYRRFVEMYSSVVLGVEHHIFEDALEELKESKGLTLDTQLTADDWRAAVKQFKAIIEANAGVAFPQDPRAQLWGAIKAVFSSWMNHRAIVYRHLHNIPENWGTAVNVQAMVFGNLDANSATGVAFTRNPSTGVKELYGEYLLNAQGEDVVAGLRTPQPLTEVASRASPGEKISLEATMPKVFAEFVEVAVRLERHYRDMQDMEFTIERGKLWMLQTRAGKRTARAALKLAVDMAKEGLITREEALLRVEPTSLDQLLHPTIDPAARRDILATGLPASPGAAFGEIVFNPEEAAAFAASGRKVILVRTETSPEDIHGMHAAEGILTARGGMTSHAAVVARGMGKPCVTGVGALRIDYEEQCFTIAGKRFVKGDKLTIDGSAGHVIAGEVKMQRPELTGEFAVLMGWADQVRRLKVRANAETPSDARAARRFGAEGIGLARTEHMFFEGERIVAVREMILADDAEGRRAALAKLLPIQREDFKHLFEIMAGLPVTIRLLDPPLHEFLPHTDGELAQVARAMGADPVKLRRRALQLSEFNPMLGFRGVRLAVVFPEIVDMQARAIFEAAIEASLSTGAPAQIEIMAPLVFSRAELDLVNARVDAMAKLVEDETGLRPRYHIGTMIELPRAALRAGEIAPSADFFSFGTNDLTQTTLGISRDDSGSFLGAYIEKGVLPHDPFVSIDQEGVGELVALGCQRARAARPDIALGVCGEHGGDPASVAFFGKIGIDYVSCSPFRVPIARLAAAQAALGKTAEGTA
- a CDS encoding secondary thiamine-phosphate synthase enzyme YjbQ, which gives rise to MRQATRLLKIETGGRGFHEFTPALADFLRSARMGEGLLTVFCRHTSASLLIQENADPSVLRDLENVFARLAPEGADYAHDTEGPDDMPAHIRAALTQTQLSIPIIGGALALGTWQGAFLFEHRRRPHRREIALHAIGE
- a CDS encoding DUF1192 domain-containing protein → MTEDDAPRPRPAYDVGQPLELLSIAEIESRILMLQEEIARLEAAAQAKRAATSAAEAFFRK
- a CDS encoding Crp/Fnr family transcriptional regulator; translation: MSDLIDAVTTWATSDAGKAAGGVALAALAWAEAATVVGSAYMKRMIPLRITAMVCNCLGLTYGLLTGTFPTIAKHAINLPLNFSRLREMRRLIDSVREANANDLNIEWLKPFMHPESLPATDFIFKKGDVGGEAYVVVEGQVEIIERGVTIGPGALFGEMALFTKTGKRTASARCVTDVRLLAITYEQFEQLYFQNPEFGLYLVRLIVRRFEENHVEDDMAGAPLQPAAAPEQV
- the nusB gene encoding transcription antitermination factor NusB → MSLDQRSAARLAIVQALYQMEVAGKGLNEIYAEFEAHWIGREIEGVQYKPAELTFFRDVLQGVLTDQVAIDRQIDRVLSGGWPLARIEAVMRAALRAGAYELRSRKDVPARAVIKEYVDVAGAFFGPTESGMVNAVLDKVAREERAGEMG